Proteins encoded within one genomic window of Bacillus sp. F19:
- a CDS encoding ribose-phosphate diphosphokinase yields MSNRYADSNLKIFTLNSNTALAEEIADEVGVDLGKCSVTRFSDGEVQINIEESIRGCDVFVIQSTSAPVNEHLMEVLIMVDALKRASAKTINIVMPYYGYARQDRKARAREPITAKLVANLLETAGADRVITLDLHAPQIQGFFDILIDHLMGVPILSEYFLEKDLKDIVIVSPDHGGVTRARKLADRLKAPIAIIDKRRPRPNVAEVMNIVGNIEGKTAILIDDIIDTAGTITLAANALVENGATEVYACCTHPVLSGPAIERIQNSNIKELVVTNSITLSEEKKISKLKQLSVAPLIGEAIIRVHEEQSVSTLFD; encoded by the coding sequence ATGTCTAATCGTTATGCAGATTCTAATTTAAAGATTTTTACATTAAACTCGAACACAGCTTTAGCTGAAGAGATTGCAGATGAAGTTGGTGTTGACTTAGGTAAATGTTCGGTAACTCGTTTCAGTGATGGGGAAGTTCAAATTAACATTGAAGAAAGTATCCGCGGCTGTGACGTTTTCGTTATTCAATCAACGAGCGCGCCAGTTAATGAACACTTGATGGAAGTATTGATAATGGTTGATGCGCTTAAGCGTGCCTCTGCTAAAACAATCAATATTGTTATGCCTTATTATGGCTATGCGCGTCAAGACCGCAAAGCGCGTGCACGTGAGCCGATTACCGCAAAGCTTGTTGCGAACTTGCTTGAAACGGCAGGCGCAGACCGCGTCATCACTCTTGATCTGCATGCTCCGCAAATTCAGGGATTCTTTGACATCTTAATTGACCATCTAATGGGTGTGCCGATTCTTTCAGAGTACTTCCTTGAAAAAGACTTAAAGGACATCGTTATTGTTTCGCCTGACCACGGTGGCGTAACGCGTGCCCGCAAGCTTGCAGACCGTTTGAAAGCGCCGATTGCGATCATCGACAAACGCCGTCCGAGACCGAATGTAGCTGAAGTAATGAACATTGTAGGTAACATTGAAGGCAAAACAGCTATCTTAATTGATGATATAATTGATACAGCCGGAACGATTACACTTGCTGCTAACGCATTAGTAGAAAACGGGGCAACAGAAGTATATGCTTGCTGTACTCATCCTGTTTTATCAGGACCTGCGATCGAGCGTATCCAAAACTCAAATATTAAAGAATTAGTTGTTACGAATTCAATTACTTTAAGTGAAGAGAAGAAAATTAGCAAGCTGAAACAGCTATCGGTTGCTCCACTAATTGGTGAAGCTATTATCCGAGTTCATGAAGAGCAATCTGTCAGCACTCTCTTTGATTAA
- a CDS encoding 50S ribosomal protein L25/general stress protein Ctc, with the protein MTTLKVQERTVFTNSARRKVREQGQVPAVIYGKSTDTKSISLDSTELIKTLRDEGRNAIIKLDLDGKSHSVMLYEMQTDPLKNEIIHADFHVVNLKEDVVVEVPITLTGDAAGVKDGGVLQQPMYQASITAKPGDIPQSIEVDISELGVNDTLTIKDVKVSGKYTFNHEEDEVVASILPPKQEEEIDSGEQQEGGEPERVEGRENKEDSSE; encoded by the coding sequence ATGACAACATTAAAAGTACAAGAACGAACAGTATTTACAAACTCAGCAAGAAGAAAGGTTCGTGAACAGGGACAAGTTCCTGCTGTCATTTATGGAAAGTCAACGGATACAAAATCAATCTCCTTAGATAGCACTGAATTAATTAAAACGCTGCGTGATGAAGGACGAAACGCCATTATAAAGCTTGATTTAGATGGAAAATCACATTCGGTTATGCTGTATGAAATGCAGACAGATCCGCTCAAAAACGAAATCATTCATGCTGACTTCCATGTCGTCAACCTTAAAGAAGACGTTGTCGTTGAGGTTCCGATTACACTGACAGGCGATGCAGCAGGGGTAAAAGACGGCGGAGTGCTTCAGCAGCCAATGTATCAGGCATCAATTACAGCTAAACCTGGTGATATCCCTCAGTCCATTGAGGTCGATATTTCAGAGCTTGGCGTCAACGATACACTGACGATTAAAGATGTTAAGGTTTCTGGCAAGTACACATTCAATCATGAAGAAGATGAAGTTGTTGCTTCTATTCTGCCTCCAAAGCAAGAAGAAGAAATTGACAGCGGCGAGCAGCAAGAAGGTGGCGAACCGGAGCGTGTTGAGGGCAGAGAGAATAAAGAAGATTCCTCTGAATAA